One window of the Saprospiraceae bacterium genome contains the following:
- a CDS encoding S9 family peptidase: MDAGFSSNLISLLDRGFVFAMAHIRGGKEKGWNWYEKGKMFHKMNSFTDFIKCGEYLVQNNYTTPAKMFCKGGSAGGLLVGAVYNLRPDLFRGMIANVPFVDVLTTMSDPDLPLTTGEYTEWGNPEIKEQYDYMKSYSPIDNIQAKKYTNLLVTTGFADSQVQYWEPAKWIATLRTRRTDKTDVILFHTNLDAGHGGASGRFERLKEVALEYAFMLALLEK, encoded by the coding sequence ATGGATGCAGGATTTAGCAGCAACCTCATTTCTCTATTGGATCGTGGTTTTGTTTTTGCCATGGCACATATTCGTGGTGGTAAAGAAAAAGGCTGGAACTGGTATGAGAAGGGAAAGATGTTTCACAAAATGAACAGCTTTACTGATTTTATAAAATGCGGAGAATACCTCGTTCAAAATAACTACACAACTCCTGCTAAAATGTTTTGCAAAGGAGGATCTGCAGGCGGATTGTTGGTTGGTGCTGTTTATAATTTGCGCCCGGATTTATTTCGTGGCATGATTGCAAATGTTCCTTTTGTAGATGTCTTAACAACCATGTCAGATCCGGATCTTCCACTAACTACTGGAGAATACACAGAGTGGGGAAATCCGGAAATAAAAGAACAATACGATTATATGAAATCGTATTCACCCATTGACAATATTCAAGCTAAGAAATATACCAACTTGTTGGTAACTACAGGTTTTGCAGACAGCCAGGTCCAATATTGGGAACCAGCCAAATGGATTGCTACATTGCGTACACGGCGGACAGATAAAACAGATGTGATTTTATTTCACACCAATCTGGATGCAGGACATGGAGGCGCTTCCGGACGCTTCGAACGATTAAAAGAGGTTGCATTGGAATATGCATTTATGTTGGCCTTATTAGAAAAGTAG
- a CDS encoding aminopeptidase, protein MHWIEKYADLLVNYSLYLKEGEKVFVRSTTLAEPLVKAFYTAAIKAGAIVETELSFEDQESILLQYGNSEQLEYVGASYQQAIQSFDAYLVIRAPYESNCNFSIVEENRKIRSHALAPFDQMYFQRLGDGSLKRSLCQFPTQHAANIAGMDLDEYTQFIVHACFLDMEHPADQWKAISLNQQRIVDYFNGCNHFIYKNPNFEICFSTLGRSWINSDGKANMPSGEVFTSPVEDSVSGQIYFSYPSIMMNEEVSGVHLIVDQGNIIKWSAETGQHILDKVFQIPGARVFGEAAVATNHNIQRATKNILFDEKIGGTIHMAVGQSYLQAGGKNTSSIHWDLITDMKQGGEIIADGEVVYRNGAFLI, encoded by the coding sequence ATGCATTGGATTGAAAAATACGCTGACTTACTCGTAAATTATTCACTCTATCTTAAAGAAGGCGAGAAAGTGTTTGTTCGTTCGACCACTTTAGCAGAGCCACTAGTAAAAGCTTTTTATACTGCAGCTATCAAAGCAGGAGCCATTGTCGAAACTGAACTCAGCTTTGAAGATCAGGAAAGCATCCTTTTGCAATACGGTAATTCAGAGCAGTTAGAATATGTTGGCGCATCCTATCAACAAGCCATCCAATCATTTGATGCTTATTTAGTAATCCGGGCACCATATGAAAGCAATTGCAATTTTTCTATAGTAGAGGAAAACAGAAAAATAAGGTCGCATGCTTTAGCACCGTTTGATCAAATGTATTTTCAGCGATTGGGTGACGGAAGTTTGAAAAGATCCTTGTGCCAATTTCCAACCCAGCATGCAGCTAATATTGCAGGAATGGATTTAGATGAATATACGCAATTTATTGTGCATGCCTGTTTTTTAGATATGGAACATCCTGCGGATCAATGGAAAGCCATTTCATTGAATCAGCAACGCATTGTCGATTATTTTAATGGATGCAATCATTTTATATACAAGAACCCGAATTTTGAAATTTGTTTTTCAACATTGGGAAGGAGTTGGATCAATTCTGATGGAAAGGCCAATATGCCATCCGGCGAAGTGTTTACCAGTCCGGTAGAAGACAGTGTAAGTGGACAAATATACTTTTCCTATCCGAGCATTATGATGAATGAAGAAGTTTCAGGTGTTCATTTAATCGTAGATCAAGGCAACATTATCAAATGGTCAGCAGAAACCGGTCAGCACATTCTGGATAAAGTATTTCAAATACCTGGTGCCCGGGTTTTTGGAGAGGCTGCAGTTGCAACAAATCATAATATTCAACGCGCCACTAAAAACATTTTGTTTGATGAAAAAATCGGTGGCACCATTCACATGGCAGTGGGACAATCCTATTTGCAAGCCGGTGGAAAAAACACATCCTCCATCCATTGGGATTTAATCACCGATATGAAACAGGGCGGTGAAATTATTGCAGATGGGGAGGTCGTTTACAGGAATGGTGCGTTTTTGATTTAA
- the hflX gene encoding GTPase HflX — protein MVGLILPDQNERQVTEHLDELEFLAQTAGAIVIKRFTQRLPAINSHSFIGSGKIDEIKNYMEHFPADMVIFDDDLSGKQQNHLESELKVKIIDRSFLILDIFASRAQTAQAKTQVELAQLQYIYPKLRGMWTHLERQRGGIGMRGPGEQEIETDRRIVKEKISFLKKKLEKIDQQSVTQRKNRDEMIRVSLVGYTNVGKSTLMNVLSKSDLFAENKLFATLDTTVRKVVWEAMPFLLSDTVGFIRKLPHHLIESFKSTLDEVRESDILLHVVDISHPQYQDHVQTVLKTLEELGVGDKPSILICNKMDAYREHYFDALLDTETKNDLENELKRSIENAYKVPVIFISAKTQENIEKLRALLKEHISRQYLIRYPYRSKTW, from the coding sequence ATGGTTGGATTGATTTTGCCCGATCAAAATGAACGACAGGTAACAGAACATTTGGATGAATTGGAATTTTTAGCGCAGACTGCCGGTGCTATCGTTATCAAGCGATTTACACAACGCTTGCCAGCCATCAACAGCCATAGTTTTATTGGTTCGGGAAAAATTGATGAGATCAAGAACTATATGGAGCATTTTCCGGCAGACATGGTCATATTTGATGATGACCTAAGCGGAAAACAACAAAATCATCTGGAGTCTGAATTGAAAGTCAAAATTATTGACAGAAGTTTTTTAATTCTCGACATTTTTGCTAGCCGTGCACAAACAGCCCAAGCTAAAACTCAAGTTGAATTAGCACAACTTCAATACATCTACCCAAAACTCCGAGGCATGTGGACACACTTGGAACGTCAGCGTGGGGGTATCGGAATGCGAGGTCCCGGTGAGCAAGAGATAGAAACAGATCGTCGGATTGTAAAAGAAAAAATTAGTTTTCTAAAAAAGAAACTTGAAAAAATTGATCAACAAAGCGTTACCCAACGAAAAAATCGGGATGAAATGATCCGGGTTTCACTGGTTGGATATACCAACGTGGGCAAATCGACTTTGATGAATGTGTTGAGTAAGTCAGATTTGTTTGCAGAAAATAAATTATTTGCAACTTTGGATACCACCGTTAGAAAAGTTGTTTGGGAGGCTATGCCCTTTTTGCTTTCAGACACTGTTGGATTTATTCGGAAGCTTCCTCATCATCTCATTGAAAGTTTTAAATCAACTTTGGACGAAGTCAGAGAATCGGATATATTATTGCATGTAGTTGATATTTCTCATCCGCAATACCAGGACCATGTACAAACCGTACTAAAAACTTTAGAGGAATTGGGTGTAGGTGACAAACCAAGTATTTTAATATGCAATAAGATGGATGCTTATAGAGAACATTATTTCGATGCCCTTCTTGACACAGAAACTAAAAATGATTTGGAAAACGAATTAAAGCGTTCCATTGAGAATGCCTATAAGGTTCCTGTTATTTTTATTTCTGCAAAGACACAGGAAAATATTGAAAAATTGCGGGCACTCTTAAAGGAACACATATCAAGACAATACCTCATTCGGTATCCTTATCGAAGTAAAACCTGGTAA
- a CDS encoding rhodanese-like domain-containing protein, whose amino-acid sequence MRFNLFLSLLLISFLVACKNDSIGQATPKSIAEQISKDPGIMVDVRTPDEWNSGHHPRAIHADWDGGQFQIEAAKWDPTKTYYLYCAAGGRSSAATDYLKGKGFKKVYNLGGYNQVKNLK is encoded by the coding sequence ATGCGATTCAATTTATTTTTAAGTTTATTATTGATCAGTTTTCTGGTAGCCTGTAAAAACGATTCAATTGGACAAGCTACTCCAAAATCGATTGCGGAACAAATTTCAAAAGACCCTGGCATTATGGTCGATGTACGTACACCCGATGAGTGGAATTCCGGACATCATCCTAGAGCCATTCATGCTGATTGGGACGGCGGTCAATTTCAAATAGAAGCGGCTAAATGGGATCCAACAAAAACGTATTATTTATATTGTGCTGCAGGTGGAAGAAGTTCAGCAGCAACAGATTATCTGAAAGGCAAGGGATTTAAAAAAGTTTATAATTTGGGAGGATATAACCAGGTTAAAAATCTGAAGTAA
- a CDS encoding sulfite exporter TauE/SafE family protein translates to MLLVVFICAFIMGVSLGLLGAGGAVLTIPIFVYLVHMEAQVAISGSLFVVCVISLLGGLSYYKKSQVDFRSVVLFGIPSVIMVWLSRTFLLPWIPDPIWNANNYFISKSSFLLILFSILLFFAAYRMLNPPAINSKDAPNSKGYFFILFNGLLLGLITGILGAGGGFLIVPALVLLQKLDFKKAAGTSLIIISINTGVALISKIQSLALLEWPFVLAFTGMAILGMFGGSKLSQFLSSDKLKPLFAYFILAMGIFILIKELY, encoded by the coding sequence TTGCTGCTAGTTGTTTTTATTTGTGCATTTATTATGGGAGTCAGCCTTGGCTTGCTGGGTGCTGGAGGAGCTGTATTGACTATTCCAATTTTTGTATATCTCGTGCACATGGAAGCACAAGTTGCAATATCCGGTTCGCTATTTGTTGTTTGCGTAATTAGTTTATTAGGTGGACTTAGCTATTATAAAAAATCACAGGTGGATTTTCGATCTGTGGTTTTGTTTGGAATCCCTTCAGTTATCATGGTATGGTTGAGTAGAACATTTTTATTGCCATGGATACCGGATCCAATTTGGAATGCGAATAATTACTTCATTTCAAAATCTTCATTTCTTTTAATTTTATTCAGCATATTATTATTTTTTGCAGCCTATCGAATGCTGAATCCTCCAGCAATAAATTCTAAGGATGCACCCAATTCAAAAGGCTATTTCTTTATATTATTTAATGGCTTACTTCTTGGTTTAATTACAGGAATCCTTGGAGCCGGTGGTGGTTTTCTAATTGTTCCTGCTTTAGTATTATTGCAAAAACTGGATTTTAAAAAAGCTGCAGGAACTTCCTTAATTATTATCAGTATTAATACCGGAGTTGCATTGATTTCAAAGATTCAAAGTCTTGCATTGTTAGAATGGCCATTTGTTTTAGCGTTCACAGGAATGGCAATTTTAGGCATGTTTGGAGGGAGTAAACTTTCACAATTTTTAAGTTCGGATAAGCTAAAACCACTATTTGCCTATTTTATATTGGCAATGGGTATTTTTATACTAATAAAGGAATTATATTGA
- a CDS encoding isoaspartyl peptidase/L-asparaginase has product MSDKPQFAIAIHGGAGTILKSSMTPKLEKAYHQVLEKGINRAYKLLERKASALDAVEAAVKLLEDAALFNAGKGSVFTANGKHEMDASIMDGKTLDAGAVALLQLIKNPVQLARMVMEHSGHVFLAGKGAEDFALKMGLNKMDASYFYTEARYQQLLLAKKEDKVLMDHVDRKFGTVGAVALDQFGNLAAATSTGGMTNKKFGRIGDSPMIGSGTYANNKSCAVSCTGSGEYFIRMNAAFHVAALIMYKKCSLEKACKEVVHNLLPSIGGDGGLIAIDRSGAISMCFNTEGMYRACKSSSGNTLIGIYK; this is encoded by the coding sequence ATGTCCGATAAACCACAATTCGCAATAGCCATTCATGGTGGTGCAGGGACCATTTTGAAATCGAGCATGACCCCAAAACTTGAGAAGGCGTATCATCAAGTTTTGGAAAAGGGAATTAATCGCGCTTACAAATTATTGGAGAGAAAAGCCAGTGCATTGGATGCGGTTGAAGCTGCAGTAAAACTACTGGAAGATGCGGCTTTGTTTAATGCTGGAAAGGGATCTGTTTTTACTGCAAATGGAAAGCATGAAATGGATGCATCTATAATGGATGGAAAGACCCTGGATGCTGGTGCCGTTGCCTTATTACAACTAATTAAAAATCCAGTTCAATTGGCTCGTATGGTCATGGAACATTCTGGTCATGTTTTTTTGGCAGGAAAAGGTGCAGAGGACTTTGCATTAAAAATGGGATTGAATAAAATGGATGCTTCCTACTTTTATACCGAAGCCCGATATCAACAATTACTGTTGGCTAAAAAGGAAGATAAAGTACTAATGGATCATGTGGATCGTAAGTTTGGTACGGTAGGTGCTGTTGCATTGGATCAATTTGGAAATCTTGCAGCTGCTACTTCAACCGGAGGAATGACAAATAAAAAGTTTGGAAGAATCGGTGACAGTCCGATGATTGGAAGCGGAACCTATGCTAACAACAAAAGTTGTGCTGTTTCTTGTACAGGTTCTGGCGAGTATTTTATCCGTATGAATGCAGCATTTCATGTGGCTGCTTTGATTATGTATAAAAAGTGCAGTCTTGAAAAGGCCTGTAAAGAAGTAGTTCATAACTTACTGCCATCAATTGGAGGCGATGGCGGACTCATTGCTATTGACCGCTCGGGTGCTATCAGTATGTGCTTCAATACGGAAGGTATGTATCGTGCATGCAAATCCAGTTCAGGAAACACTCTAATTGGGATTTATAAATAA
- a CDS encoding alpha/beta hydrolase encodes MKNIILLHGALGSASQMKELQTALESQFNVYTLEFDGHGKKAAALDALDIKHMALELDQFMTQHAISNPIVFGYSMGGYVALYHASKLPNKIAKVITLATKFDWNPESSVKETSMLDPEQMEKQIPAFCEVLNHRHGSSWKQLVNNTAEMMMRLGKNQELPDAELKKIRIPVLVCLGDKDKMVSASESNHAVSNLENGKLQILPDTSHPLERVNCKLLAELIGTFAS; translated from the coding sequence ATGAAAAATATCATACTACTTCACGGCGCTTTGGGTTCTGCATCTCAGATGAAGGAGTTACAGACTGCTTTAGAATCACAGTTTAATGTGTACACTTTAGAATTTGATGGACATGGAAAAAAAGCAGCCGCCTTAGACGCTTTAGATATTAAGCACATGGCCTTAGAATTGGATCAATTCATGACACAGCATGCAATCTCCAATCCGATTGTTTTTGGTTACAGCATGGGGGGTTATGTTGCATTGTATCATGCAAGTAAACTTCCAAATAAAATTGCTAAAGTGATCACATTGGCTACTAAATTTGATTGGAATCCGGAATCATCTGTAAAAGAAACCAGCATGCTCGATCCGGAACAAATGGAAAAACAAATTCCAGCTTTTTGTGAAGTATTAAATCATAGACATGGAAGTTCTTGGAAACAACTGGTAAATAATACTGCTGAGATGATGATGCGTCTAGGTAAAAATCAAGAATTACCAGATGCGGAATTGAAAAAAATCCGTATACCTGTATTGGTTTGTCTGGGCGATAAAGATAAAATGGTTAGCGCTTCAGAGTCTAATCATGCAGTTTCAAATCTTGAAAATGGAAAGCTTCAAATACTACCAGACACTTCTCATCCCCTCGAACGGGTAAATTGTAAACTGCTAGCAGAATTGATCGGTACGTTTGCTAGTTAA
- a CDS encoding OsmC family protein codes for MKTSEVLYTGDLRTQTTHVRSGQTFITDAPVDNQGKGEAFSPTDLAATSLACCMITTMGIAAKTHGINMIGTRAEVLKIMASDPRRIASIEVDIYMPDLAFSNKEKVILEKAANACPVNRSLHPDLKEVLRIHWA; via the coding sequence ATGAAAACTTCAGAAGTATTATATACCGGTGATTTGCGTACACAGACAACCCATGTTCGAAGCGGACAAACATTTATAACGGATGCTCCGGTTGATAATCAGGGGAAAGGAGAAGCGTTTTCACCTACCGATCTGGCAGCAACTTCTTTAGCGTGTTGTATGATTACAACCATGGGAATTGCTGCAAAAACACATGGGATCAATATGATTGGCACCAGAGCGGAAGTTTTAAAAATAATGGCCAGCGATCCACGCCGGATTGCCTCTATTGAAGTTGATATATATATGCCAGACCTTGCATTTAGCAATAAAGAAAAAGTAATTCTTGAGAAAGCTGCAAATGCATGTCCGGTGAATCGCAGTCTGCATCCGGATTTAAAGGAAGTTTTACGCATTCATTGGGCCTAG
- a CDS encoding GNAT family N-acetyltransferase, with protein sequence MYIIETPRLRLLACDLQMVSLLIEDVHRFESVYGLNLVDQWTSFGTDPLNYTLKLLSDPTQANWWTYLPVLKAKNLVIGTCGYKGKPDDLNRVEIGYEIAPSFRQNAYGLELAKALILDAFQNRQVDSILAHTLPHENASTAILKHCGMQFISSIEDPEDGLIWKWELQKTDWLTKQPN encoded by the coding sequence ATGTATATCATTGAAACTCCAAGATTAAGGCTACTTGCCTGTGACCTACAAATGGTATCGCTTCTGATTGAAGATGTCCATCGTTTTGAATCCGTCTATGGATTAAATTTGGTTGATCAATGGACCTCTTTTGGAACGGATCCATTGAATTATACCTTAAAACTGCTTTCAGATCCTACTCAAGCGAATTGGTGGACCTATTTACCCGTATTGAAAGCAAAGAATTTGGTAATTGGAACCTGTGGTTATAAAGGAAAACCAGATGATTTAAATCGGGTTGAAATTGGCTATGAAATTGCTCCTTCTTTTCGTCAAAATGCTTATGGATTGGAGCTTGCAAAAGCCTTAATTCTGGATGCATTTCAAAATCGCCAGGTAGATAGCATTTTGGCACATACATTGCCACATGAAAATGCTTCCACAGCAATCCTCAAACATTGCGGTATGCAATTTATTTCATCAATTGAAGATCCAGAGGATGGGTTAATCTGGAAATGGGAATTGCAAAAAACAGATTGGTTGACAAAACAGCCAAATTAA
- a CDS encoding T9SS type A sorting domain-containing protein: protein MKYLLISTLWWPFMHCTLTAQNLDFECLTDASYIQEVETSQCPFADMDSEEMDALPNVTVFINIHYVKGSYGNFYPGNSSGDLKDGNYYAGLMLNHANYDLDHLIPNPVGISHKLGDAKINYQFYTDPTNLNDLYGGIWYWDREPASFPYSNVLNIVFYNGDPQHELNGSACNITGCCNRISLSGAYYNLWENPTQPHFGHWAFAQLLNHEMFHTLGLCHSFYAANTCNDIDPTAECSCGPGTTSCGSGGFGCCSWNSHSTNIMNYAPTLKSLSLCQWGTAYNNAISKNCSFINFCETQTEPLIIEAGSQIIWDHLMIVNRPVIVMPTASLTITCEARFSTEAYVEVRRGAKLTVDGALLTNLCPDGFWPGIQVWGNPGKLQPDPANGINGINDAGIVQVINGATIQHARTAISTGAWAQGGSVAWSHFGGVVYCENSSFIDNRRGVEFMKYNYPNKSKFINCTFSESGNYVANSVGVTIWECNDITFNRNTFRFLDVAGIFGIDFGAKIYDHNQFWNLPTGIESYNTLFYKGNLDIGQNNSNPNYFKNNKVHIYCASGNGLDRVNIINNDLFDATLNGIILEGSSYYNIENNRFRNIPLAVVSDASGADYNLIHCNQFDKHENGILFRDMNDQTQFLDNCFPSSIAIGVVIESGATIRSEQGDHSRVANNCLQSLVDIHASSPFTTFAYFCRQQPTAIYCDAQDVNCETPTNNLSDGGFNNYYVHKTNAKSSTACSSNVEDHFNPNLSIQESRIKLKFAKDLLAIDPDNTDLQKEVELAAAELNSILKFTIHNLVTINAYEEALQFLIPGQSIFELKLAVGLHLMLQNLNKAEELLVAIPDTSECLNTFKYSQLLNVKRKREQWNSNLNELERQVLINLANTKSPDRSYAKALLALQTGESQVSHYLATSIPTNARKDIKTVQEFNYLELFPNPVSGMLQINYNSKISGEANFEIVSILGIKITAGSLDKSGKLQLNLNQYPDGVYIFCLLDPNGIINRKYFTINKN, encoded by the coding sequence ATGAAGTATTTATTAATTTCCACCTTGTGGTGGCCCTTTATGCATTGTACATTAACAGCCCAGAATTTGGATTTTGAATGTTTAACAGATGCAAGTTACATTCAGGAAGTTGAAACTTCGCAGTGCCCATTTGCTGATATGGATTCTGAAGAAATGGATGCTTTACCCAATGTAACTGTATTTATTAATATCCATTATGTTAAAGGCAGTTACGGTAATTTTTATCCTGGAAACTCCAGCGGAGATCTCAAAGATGGAAATTACTATGCTGGTTTAATGCTCAATCATGCGAATTATGATTTAGATCATTTAATTCCAAATCCAGTTGGAATCAGCCACAAATTAGGAGATGCTAAAATCAACTACCAATTTTATACTGATCCCACAAATCTCAATGATTTATATGGTGGCATTTGGTATTGGGATCGGGAACCTGCTTCCTTTCCTTATTCAAATGTTTTAAACATTGTTTTCTATAATGGTGATCCGCAACACGAATTGAATGGCTCTGCCTGTAATATTACAGGATGTTGCAATCGGATCAGCCTGTCAGGTGCTTACTACAATCTTTGGGAAAATCCAACGCAACCTCATTTTGGTCACTGGGCATTTGCACAATTGTTAAATCATGAAATGTTTCATACATTAGGCTTGTGTCATTCGTTTTATGCTGCAAACACATGCAATGACATCGACCCGACAGCCGAATGTTCTTGTGGTCCCGGTACTACTAGTTGTGGCAGTGGAGGATTTGGTTGTTGTTCATGGAATAGCCATAGTACGAATATTATGAATTATGCGCCTACGCTAAAATCACTGAGTCTGTGTCAATGGGGAACAGCTTATAACAATGCCATTTCAAAAAATTGCTCGTTCATAAATTTTTGCGAAACACAAACAGAACCATTAATTATTGAAGCAGGTTCTCAAATCATTTGGGACCATTTGATGATTGTAAACCGACCCGTAATTGTAATGCCAACAGCATCCCTAACCATTACTTGTGAAGCACGATTTAGTACGGAAGCTTATGTGGAAGTACGCCGTGGCGCTAAACTTACAGTTGATGGTGCGCTCTTAACGAATCTGTGTCCGGATGGTTTTTGGCCAGGCATCCAGGTATGGGGCAACCCAGGTAAATTACAACCAGACCCTGCAAATGGAATTAATGGTATCAACGACGCCGGTATTGTACAAGTAATTAATGGCGCTACCATACAGCATGCACGTACTGCAATATCAACCGGAGCATGGGCCCAAGGCGGATCTGTTGCCTGGTCTCATTTTGGCGGAGTGGTTTACTGTGAAAATAGCAGCTTCATAGACAATCGCCGGGGTGTAGAATTTATGAAATACAACTATCCCAACAAAAGTAAATTTATCAATTGCACCTTCAGCGAAAGCGGAAATTATGTAGCTAATTCAGTAGGAGTCACAATCTGGGAATGCAATGACATCACATTTAATCGCAACACATTTCGATTTTTAGATGTGGCAGGAATTTTTGGAATAGACTTTGGTGCGAAAATTTATGATCACAACCAATTTTGGAATCTGCCAACAGGAATAGAATCGTATAATACCTTATTTTATAAAGGGAACTTAGACATAGGACAAAACAACAGCAATCCAAATTATTTTAAAAACAACAAAGTCCATATTTATTGTGCTTCTGGCAATGGTTTGGATCGGGTAAATATTATTAACAATGACTTATTTGATGCCACGTTAAACGGCATTATACTGGAAGGTTCTAGTTATTATAATATAGAGAACAACCGATTTCGAAATATTCCATTGGCGGTAGTTTCCGATGCAAGTGGAGCTGATTACAATCTAATACATTGCAATCAATTTGACAAGCATGAAAATGGCATTTTATTTCGTGACATGAATGATCAAACCCAGTTCCTTGATAACTGCTTTCCTTCTTCCATTGCTATTGGTGTAGTGATTGAATCCGGTGCCACCATCCGCTCTGAACAAGGGGATCACTCCCGAGTAGCTAATAATTGCCTACAATCACTTGTGGATATTCATGCATCTTCACCTTTTACTACATTTGCATATTTCTGCAGGCAACAACCAACAGCAATATATTGTGATGCTCAAGATGTTAATTGTGAAACTCCAACAAACAATTTGTCAGATGGAGGATTTAACAACTACTATGTGCATAAAACAAATGCAAAATCATCAACTGCATGCTCAAGCAATGTTGAAGATCATTTTAATCCAAATTTAAGTATTCAGGAATCTAGAATCAAACTAAAGTTTGCAAAAGACTTACTAGCTATAGATCCAGATAATACTGATTTACAAAAAGAAGTCGAACTCGCAGCAGCGGAACTTAATTCAATTTTAAAATTTACTATTCATAATTTAGTAACTATAAATGCATATGAAGAGGCGTTACAGTTCTTAATCCCGGGACAATCCATCTTTGAGCTTAAACTTGCTGTTGGTTTGCATCTAATGCTCCAAAACTTAAACAAAGCAGAAGAATTATTAGTAGCCATTCCAGATACTAGTGAATGTTTAAATACATTTAAATACAGTCAATTATTAAACGTCAAACGAAAACGAGAACAATGGAATTCGAATCTAAATGAATTAGAACGACAAGTCTTAATAAATCTGGCAAATACCAAATCACCTGACAGATCCTATGCCAAAGCGCTATTGGCTTTACAAACCGGAGAATCCCAAGTTAGTCATTATTTAGCAACTTCAATACCGACAAATGCTCGTAAGGATATTAAGACAGTTCAGGAGTTTAATTATCTGGAATTATTTCCTAATCCAGTCAGTGGGATGCTTCAAATTAATTATAACAGTAAAATTTCCGGCGAAGCAAATTTTGAAATAGTTAGTATATTGGGTATTAAAATCACCGCAGGAAGTCTGGATAAAAGTGGAAAATTGCAATTGAATTTAAACCAATATCCTGATGGTGTCTATATATTTTGTTTACTAGATCCGAATGGAATTATAAATAGAAAGTATTTTACAATAAATAAAAACTAA